The following coding sequences lie in one Acidobacteriota bacterium genomic window:
- a CDS encoding thioredoxin domain-containing protein, whose translation MSDVNAPKFTNRLINETSPYLLQHAHNPVDWYPWGAEALARAKAENKPILLSIGYSACHWCHVMEHESFENEAIAKLMNEHFINIKVDREERPDLDTIYMNAVQMLTGRGGWPMTVFLTPDQKPFFGGTYYPPQDRHGMPGFPRVLLSVSEAYRTRLDDILGQAQEILAELDKMQDLKPSAAPLEKSILSAAATQLKKRFDWTHGGFGQAPKFPNSMAMSFLLRYWHDTADPQSLEMIEQSLLKMAQGGIYDQLGGGFHRYSTDARWLVPHFEKMLYDNALLSQLYLEVHLATGEDIYRQIVEETLDYVVREMTSPEGGFYSTQDADSEGEEGKFFVWTPAEIEALLGKEDAELFCRFYDVTEEGNFEHSGASILNIREPLSVVAKLKRVTEDEYLAALERGRQRLFEAREQRIKPGRDEKQLTAWNGLMMVSFAWAGAALGRADYLQVAIKNAEFVLSKLYRDGRLLRTYKEGESKLNGYLEDYSYLIEGLLALYEATFDRRWLESARTLTETMLEQFSDSEVGGFYFTGSDHETLITRTKEYFDNATPAGSSVAASALLRLAILTGEDRYRAKAQEVLASVRDMMVKMPSGFGYVLSALDFYLSKPKEVVVVGDLTDERTQKLLAKIRSTYLPNAVVVYKAPDDSETEKVIPLLQGRTLVDGQPAVYVCEQMTCQLPVTTVEALARQL comes from the coding sequence CCCTGGGGCGCCGAGGCCCTGGCCCGCGCAAAGGCTGAAAATAAGCCGATTTTACTCAGCATTGGCTATTCAGCCTGCCACTGGTGCCACGTGATGGAGCACGAGTCGTTCGAAAATGAGGCGATTGCGAAATTGATGAATGAGCACTTCATCAATATTAAAGTGGACCGTGAAGAGCGGCCCGATCTCGATACAATTTATATGAATGCCGTTCAGATGCTCACCGGGCGTGGTGGTTGGCCGATGACGGTATTTTTGACGCCGGATCAGAAGCCGTTTTTTGGTGGCACCTATTATCCACCCCAGGACCGTCATGGTATGCCTGGGTTTCCACGGGTGCTGCTGTCGGTCTCGGAAGCCTATCGAACCCGACTGGACGACATCCTTGGTCAGGCGCAGGAAATTCTGGCCGAACTCGACAAAATGCAGGATCTCAAGCCATCAGCCGCTCCGCTTGAAAAGTCCATTTTGAGTGCCGCCGCCACGCAGTTAAAGAAGCGGTTTGACTGGACCCATGGCGGATTTGGACAGGCGCCGAAATTTCCGAATTCAATGGCCATGTCCTTTCTGCTGCGCTACTGGCACGATACTGCCGACCCACAGTCGCTTGAGATGATCGAACAATCGCTGCTGAAAATGGCGCAGGGTGGGATTTATGACCAGCTTGGCGGCGGGTTTCATCGCTATTCAACCGATGCCCGGTGGCTGGTGCCGCACTTTGAAAAGATGCTCTATGACAATGCCTTGCTCAGCCAGTTGTACCTCGAAGTTCATCTGGCCACGGGCGAAGACATCTATCGTCAGATTGTTGAAGAAACGCTCGATTATGTGGTCCGCGAAATGACGTCGCCGGAAGGTGGTTTTTATTCGACCCAGGACGCCGACAGCGAAGGCGAGGAAGGGAAATTCTTTGTCTGGACGCCGGCTGAAATTGAAGCCTTGCTTGGAAAGGAAGACGCCGAGTTGTTTTGCCGGTTCTATGATGTGACCGAGGAAGGGAACTTTGAACATTCAGGGGCGAGCATTCTCAATATCCGCGAACCACTGTCCGTCGTGGCCAAATTGAAACGGGTGACCGAAGATGAATATCTCGCCGCCCTCGAACGTGGACGCCAGCGGTTGTTTGAAGCTCGCGAACAGCGCATCAAACCGGGCCGCGATGAAAAACAGTTGACCGCCTGGAATGGATTGATGATGGTCAGTTTTGCCTGGGCCGGTGCTGCTCTGGGTCGAGCCGATTACCTGCAGGTTGCCATCAAAAATGCCGAATTTGTACTGAGCAAGCTCTATCGTGACGGGCGGCTGCTGCGCACATATAAAGAAGGCGAAAGCAAACTCAACGGGTACCTGGAAGATTATTCATATCTGATCGAAGGTCTGCTGGCGCTCTATGAAGCCACGTTTGACCGACGGTGGCTTGAATCGGCGCGGACCCTGACCGAAACCATGCTGGAGCAGTTTTCTGATTCAGAAGTGGGTGGTTTTTATTTCACCGGCTCAGATCACGAAACGCTCATTACCCGCACCAAAGAGTACTTTGACAATGCCACGCCGGCGGGAAGTTCAGTGGCCGCTTCAGCGTTGCTGCGACTGGCAATCCTCACCGGCGAAGACCGCTATCGCGCCAAAGCCCAGGAAGTGCTGGCTTCAGTTCGTGACATGATGGTGAAAATGCCGTCGGGATTTGGGTATGTCCTGAGTGCGCTTGATTTTTACCTGTCAAAACCCAAAGAAGTAGTGGTGGTGGGTGACCTGACAGATGAACGAACCCAAAAATTGCTGGCCAAAATCCGCTCAACCTATCTGCCAAATGCCGTCGTGGTTTACAAAGCGCCGGACGATTCCGAGACTGAAAAAGTGATTCCGCTCTTGCAAGGGCGAACCCTGGTTGATGGGCAACCAGCCGTCTATGTCTGTGAACAGATGACCTGTCAGTTACCAGTCACCACGGTTGAAGCCCTGGCACGCCAACTTTGA